The sequence below is a genomic window from Cicer arietinum cultivar CDC Frontier isolate Library 1 chromosome 6, Cicar.CDCFrontier_v2.0, whole genome shotgun sequence.
cttTGATAAAAAGAACTCATAGTTTGTGTTAAGGGAGAAGATGAAGTTTGATTAAATTTTGAGCTTCTTTTTCTGTTGAATTGCACTTTGGCTCAAGTTCTCCAATTTTGGGTCATTCTGCTCTGATTGAGTCTAATTTATAGGAGCGTAGGGACATATTTGGACATGCAAGgtttgaaaattgttttaaataactTTAAGAAGCTTTTGGGTTTAAAGGATTTGAAAAATTAAGAAGAATGAGAGGTTTGGAGATTTGGATGATTGTGGGGGTTGCTCATGGTAATAACGGAAAGaaatatctaaaaattcttacacacatcaccttactcacatctcaaactaatttaataaaaatatctattatcgtcgcaactcaattgacagataaattttttagcaacaagtgatatttttttaaaaatatgctCGGTATTAAATTAttcgtaacataattaaattattctccgacaaataattttgatcgggtctcaaaaaaaaaaatatatatatatatatatataagtatatacatatattaaacatattacaaactctaacaaaatatgtttttagtacTTAATTcccaaaatcaaataaaattgagcTAAATGCCTAAGTAATTTgccacaaaataccctaaaattgaaTAAAGTAGAGCTTAGAAAATTTAGGGTCTTACAGGATGCAcatgatttataatttatttgtgcaacctcCATCATCATTAGTTTCATCTTCTTTCTGTTCAAGAAGAAATGAAATGTAACGCccagtcattttattttatttttataattacttttgGGAATAGAAATGATTGCTGAcgattgtattttaattttgataataataataataataataataataataataataataataataataataataataataaaagcaaCGGTTAAAAAATGTTTCATGGCTTGGATGGAAATGCCACGTTCCCCACTTTTGGCTTAACGTTCCCCACTTTTGACTTAACGTTCCCCACTCCTAGTCTAACGTTCCCCACTCCTGCCTTAACGTTCCCACGGCTTAACGTTActcgaaaaagaaaaaaaaaacaaaaagggaCGTCTTCCATTCAAAAATACGTTGTGCGATATAACAAAAAGAGTTTAAGATAGAAAAGGAAGGAATTCAAGAAGGAGTTGGTAATTCATCTCATCAAGTGTAGTGCAATTGGAGCAAAAAGACCGTTGCGTGAGAATTTAATCGCGACACTCATAtcggtaagggcatcactccaattatatatttatacgtatgattgtattttttggaatgtatgattgcatttattttggaatgtgtgattgtaattattttagaatttgtgAGATTGAATATATACTATGTTGAATTGCTTTtatcaaaatttggaaaataaatatgGTGTGACATGTTATATTCATGATTATGTTGAATATATTCAAAGTATCACTCATAtcggtaagggcatcactccaattatatatttatacgtatgattgtattttttggaatgtatgattgcatttattttggaatgtgtgattgtaattattttagaatttgtgAGATTGAATATATACTATGTTGAATTGCTTTtatcaaaatttggaaaataaatatgGTGTGACATGTTATATTCATGATTATGTTGAATATATTCaaagtatgaaaaataaatattatgtgatatgttgttataatggttgtgttgaacatattcaaagtgtaagcaataaatataatgtgatatgttgttataatggttgtattgaacatattcaagttgtgaatgataaatgttataCGTGAAATGCCATTAATAAGTTAGCATCAcattatattaatgatttattaaagTATCAGCATTCATATTCATGCATTCATTCATAGTCGTgtggtggtgcgtccataattggttggagcccacatatccttgcggggatttagagttagtggtgttgcttggaaggacccacgaagctcgagttggtgttgcttggaaggacccatgAAAGCCCTTGCGGGGGAGGCGATATTCCGGAATCATTACATTGGCATATAGATTAAGTCATAAGGTTTGTTTGAGTATGCATTGAATTAAGTGTGATTAATGTCTTATAAGGATAAATGATACATTGTATCTCCTGATAATTGgttgaattaatgttattaacgATGTATATATTATACTGTAAAAATATGTATACGACTGTATTTGTTCTTTTGGATGAGACAATGTTAATAATGAATGAGAATGTTAATAATGAATTATGTGGATATTATGCACCTGGATGTACTGTTGTTAGTTTGTGGTGAATTAATATGTGATACTGTACTTGTCTTTATTACTGTACCACTTAATTCTTAATTGTTTGGGTGAAGTGATGTTATTAATGATGTAGACATCGTGATATTCTATTGTAAGATTGTTTGTATGGagtaatgattattattattattatgaacaTCGTAATAACATAATTGTATTTTCAGTGTACCTCCTGGTTGTTGTTTTGGATgaactaatataattaattacgtAAATATTGTATTGTTACCTTTTAATTGTTACTGTATATGTGGCAATTTGAATGGAGTAATGTCATTAATTGTGTGggtattgtactattttaattattatttattatttattatttattggtaagaattttggagatgacccttacttTTGGACAGATGACATTCCTAATCTACTTGCACAATCGGGAAAGTTTTCAGTAGATCGAACATCTCATTTAATCCTAGGAGTAGTAGTGGTCAGCTTTAGGAAATTTATCTATGTTGAGCTCTAGTCTATGCCAATTCTCATTTTATTACTACATTTCTGAACCTTACAATTTGAGTATTAAGTATCTAATTGAGATACTGatggattttaaattaataatggattatttgtttgtttatttgaaattacatgggaaattatatattttgttttaaaaaaaaaaaaaataggacgTTACATGAACACtcacataattatttattcGTGACTATGGTGAAAGGTACACAATTATATACACGTGTTTCAAATATATGCAAAcaggattaaaaaaaaaaagtttaaatgttTATTCCATGTGATTATGATAGTTTATgttatttgtatttaaattgatttgtgtgtgtgtgtgcacATGTACGTCTTAGATAAAAATTGTTGTtgataatttcatattatatgTGCATGAAAGTAATTGTTTCTTGTTTATCTTgatattaaaagtaatttgggtatatattttaaaattattataagttGACAAATGTTCCTAGAAGAAAGTAATTGAAaatcttattgattttattcattgtttattttcaaTTGTGATACTTATTTGGATTTACCATAgcacatatttaaatatgaaaattaaattaacaaacaaaatttatgattcatgtattaattataatataactatGAAGAAATGATATCTTTAATAGAAATGAATGAGTTCTTATTTGTTAAGAAGTAGATGACTTAGATATTTTGACCCCCATTATGATATTCGATTATGAGAAATTTTTATGACCATGCTTTGTTAGTTAGTGGCAATATACATTTCATGCATTCAAGGTACTATATATTGGACTTGGACATATTGAAAAAAGAGTTAGAATTTTGAATTGAGATGCTTATATATAAGGTAGAAAAAACTACagttttcttataaaaaaatttgatatgaaagatttaggtgaagcagatgtgattttaggaattaaatTCATAAGAGATGGTGTAAATATTGCTTCATCCCAATCTCACTATATTGAGAAagtgctaaagaaatttgatcattttgattgtaaatctatttCTACctcattttatcaaaatatccGTTTACAACCATATAAAGGATATCATGTGGCACAACCAGATTATTCAAAGGTAAGCGGATGCTTGATGTAAGTCATGACTTGTACCATACCTGATATAACATATGTTGTTGGAAGATTAAGTCGGTATACAAGCaatccaagtaaagaacattTACATGatattaataaagtattaaaatatttgaaagggacaattaactataatttaatcTATAGTGGATATCCTTCAATTTGGAAAGAATATACATATGTTAGTGGGGTAAATTATGTTGAGGATCATGCTTCCACAAGTAGATGGATCTTCAACCTTGGTGGATGTGTAGTTTTTGGGattcaaagaaacaaacttatATTGCAGACACCACCATGGCTGCATAATTTATTGTTCTAGTTGCAGGTAGTAAAAAGGCATGAATGACTAAGAAATTTATTGTATGAGATATCAATTTGGCCAAAGCTAATGGCACCAGTATCCAAACATTGTGATAGTCAATCCACAATATCAAAAGTATATAGCCAAGTGTATAATAGAAAATCTATACATATTGGATTAAAACATAGCTATGTACAAAATTTAATGGAGTGATATTCATAGTGTTTGTAAGAATGAAAAAGAATCTTGCAGATGATTTGACGAAAGGTATGACAAAGGACATGGTGTTgaaaatgttattaaaaatgTGATACAAGATCATATCTAAATAATCACCAATGGTGGAAACGATTAACTCACACTTGAGAAACATCAATtcttgagttcaatgatgaAAGTTCATTATTAGAGCGATTGAAGTACTTGACAATAGATACATCTCAAAAGGTAAAAGTACTTGGACCATACAATAAAAGTGGTAGGATGAGGTCTCCTCTTAATGgcatataacatatatttgcTGAAATGTATAATTGAGTGTATTTCTGATATAGTCCACCTATATGGAAATGAAGTGGGCTACTTCGTTGAGTTCAAGGgcttgactcttaaattctcatgaAAAGGATATGAAACACATAGCTTATCAAAACGTATCATgtttataatttaatcaatgGTATCGAGATTTCATGTGTGAGTTatgcacacttgttctaatgaatggTTGGTTCAAAATTTGTCTACCAATCTATTAGGGGATAAttgaaaacataatttactaAAGAATGACTCAAATTGTAAGATACCTTTATTTGAACCATGAAATTTCTGAAATAACagatttagatatattttgaaaatggtgggggATTGTAAGGggaatttccaaaatatatttggaattctctaatagctatattaatgtagcaaaattaaataacttaatgtatcACTTGGTCAAGTGGTTGCAATGCTTGAGTTTTATGCATTTATTAGCCATCGAACAAATGCATATGTTACAatcaagagttgttttctttcaccaattggtatgagtttCTCTATATGAGTTTCTGTTAAAAATGTTTCTGAGTCATTTCTTATTTGCTCTAGTGTACGAGAGTAAATGAAAGAATTTTATTCTGCAAACTATCACTGATCGATAAACTTGATGTGAATGTTCAATTGACCTCATGTATTTCAAAGTATCTTGAAGGAGATTCGTTGGTTAAGTCGTTTGCATCCAACATACATAGATTGGTAAAGACGAATTGAACATAAAGCTTAGTGTGATAGACACGCTTTAGCATTTTTGTGTGCAACATTCATCATCATTagtttcatcttcttcttgttcAACATTTGCAATACACCCCAACAAAAGACCCAATAGTTATTGCGTTTACTTAGGTAATAACTTCATTTCATGGTCATTTAAGAAACAACAGGTTGTTTCGCACTCAAGTAGTGAAGTTGATTACAGAAGCTTGGAAGTTGTGACAACTGAACTTTTATCACTCAAAACTCTTCTTTCATAATTGCATATCACCACTACATCTCCTATTATTTACTATGACAATCTCAATATTGTGATGCTCACTCCTAGCCCCATACTTCATTCTAAAACCAAACATTTTGAGCTCCATCTTTACTTCATCATGGAGAAAATTAGAAACAAACAATTATAGGTTCATCATATCTCAACTTTGGATCAAACTACAGATATTCTTACCAAGCCCACTTCCACTAGTTTCTTTCTTCAGCGTCTTCCCAAACTCAAGGTTCATAACTACATTGCTTTAAGTTTGCAGGGTGTATATAGGAGTTTGTTGATGTTAAGGCCCAAGTGGCCCAAGACTCCAATGACTTAGTCAAAAAACAGTTTAGGTGTTAAGTCTGATTCAGTTAGTTCTGTTAGTATTAACTAATAATTCTCTTCCTATCCGTTGTACCTCAATTACTCTTGTATTATAATATAAGTGaattaataaaatcataaagGAATGTTCAGTTACATAACTTTCTTCGCATGTTCACAAATCTCAATAGAACtagtaaatcaaaattaattacgCCTAAGGTAGAAATccgaaaaaatatttcaaattaaaatggaAAATGTGAAGATGGATGATGGGCTTCAACAAAATTACACAAAAAAAATAGATGGTGTACTAATTTACTTGCTTTATTGATTTCATGTGTTTATTGGTTTACTCATTTTGttgatgaaataaattatttgttatgatattttatagattatattaattttatttttatagtttaagACAGAATTTTAAAACTATGGTTTAAGgactaaataataaaaaataataaataaataaattaaaaaaaaacaatagtaAGTTGAAGGACATCCAAATGAGAAAATTGACGGGGGACTAAACAGTTAGATCCAAGAATAGTTTAGAACCTTTTAGTAGATTTTAATAGTTTAAAGACAAAAATAGAGAATGATATTcaatgactaaaatataatCTATTCAAAATGAAATGAACAAAACAcccataaaaaaattgaatggattTAATTAGGATATAATTTAGGGTCCATttactttgtaaaaatattttgtattttcatttCTTAAACTTTATATCAAATTTCACTCCTCAATAAGAaggtaaatttttttgtaaaatgaacAATTATATACATGTCTAGAAacaatatagatatatataaaaaataaaaaaaataaaaaaaaataaaaaagtatctTCATCTTATCTACATGACAATATTTCACTTAAAAAGTCTTTTATCAAGATAAAATGAAGACacgtttaaaaaataaaaaactcaagaCTTCCACACATATCATATCAAGAACGGAGTTTTGAAATTATCGTCCTAAATACGACCCCACAAGAGTGCAATTTGACTGAATTTTAGGTGAATCGTAATTAAGCATTTCAATTAAAGTTTGAAGTTGAAACCTAACAACCAAAGCAAGGAAAAAGGAcaaatatcatcatcatcattttcaTTATGAACTATTAAATTTGGCACATGGACACTAGATGTATTTCCCCACCATAATTGTTGACACATCAATATAGGAGACACTAATAACTGTTCATAATGGAGACACTTCACATTTTTCCTTatattgagagaaaaaaaaagctACAATGAATGAGTTTCCTCCCATGTCCATGTAATCTTGCATCAGTGACAGCGAGTATGATATTTAAGATGATGGCATCAAGATCATATGGTTGGTAAGAAGAAAGTGATTAAGCACATTAGTAGTTAACAGTTGATTTAATTGCATCCAATATCTGCATCATCAATGAGTGATACTTGCATCAGTCAAGACAGCTCTTTACCATGCTGTATACATAAATACTACCTCTGTCCCTTCAGTctctttaatttaatcaatctcacatatattaaaaaaacatgaagAGTATTTAATTTTTCCATTTTGTGTAAGAATGTTCCAAAAATAACCTTGTGTAAAAATTCATTCACCTCTGATTGTCCATCTCCCAAGGCaaattagtattattaataagggtcaaatttaaaaatatattttgtagtttgaaatgatgtttatattttttccatcaaattaggcaaaaaaattaagatacaaAATTTACCTTATTCTTGGTTGGCATGTAGAAGGGTTCAAAAACCAGAGGAAAAGGAGTGTCTAGACCACAAACTCTTGCTACAGGGGCCTCTAACTGTACAACATAAGAGGAAGACAGCATTTAGATATGTCTCTCggttgttgattttttttgaagttttctttCATTGATGCAGAAGCATGCTTTTTGAAATATTCACAAAACATGATTCAGAAGAAAATTGAagatttttttgtttcatttaagTCAGCACATTCCAATGGTTATAGAACCATCTCAAATGAATAAGACATGTACATGATATGACTCAAGGATCTTCAAGTCTAACtctaaaataattaagttatgAACAAAAACTTAAAGTATGATCATAAAGCTTGTTCTCATTAAAATCAAGTCACAAAGGGGCTGACTTaacatattttctatttataagtaattttgtgtgtgtgtgtgagagagagagaaagagagaaaaggTAGGAAGAGAATATGACACTAAATCCAAAGATCTAGTTAAAAGGTTATATTTTGAATGAAGGCAGCAATATGCAAAACTATGGATAGGCAAGGTTGCCTACGAAGTAGTGACACAAACACCGAACAGGACTTTGACACTGACATGTAGACACCCGTACCAGTTTGAAAAAATGAACGTGATTGTAAGTAACCACATATACCAGTGCGTGAAATGCCTTCAAAGTGTCAATGCTACATAAGAGATTACAAGTTGCAAAGTACAATAACAGATGATACAGAGGCCATGAGTTTTAATAGAGATCCATACCCTTGAGAAGCAACGTTCGATAATGGAAGCCGAGATTTCAGCGCCAAAACCTCCAGTCACCGGAGCTTCATGACTAATCTACAAAGTTCATTCAATGCATCATGAAGGGTGGGCAATATCAATCCAGTTTCGgtattattcaataaaaatatttactcaCAAGCAGTCTTCCTGTCTTCTTTACTGAGGCCTCCACTGTTTCTTTATCCCAAGGAATTAGTGTCTTCAGATCTATCAGTTCACAAGAAATTCCTTCCTGCAGAAtctcataataaaattaaaatttcaatagaGATGAAAAATCTAAATTTCTAGACATACATTCTCATCGAAATAGGAAATTGTAATGTCAAATTGTCTTTAACTGAAATATTACAACTCttttattaagtaaatatataaattatgaatCAACATTAAgttgtgtaaaaaaatatcaactacTACCTCCATtcctttttaattgtttttttaaaagtagaCACAAATATGATGTAATGCAGAATACATGTTCTCACTTCTAACACTTTCTGTTTCAAAGCAACTGTTACTTACTTTTTCGGCATCAAGACAAGCTTGTTCCATTATAGATAATTGAGCTCCCCATCCAACAAGTGTAATATCACATCCTTGCCGAATAACCTGAGTAATATTAACAATACTAATTACTAACATTAACCGttgcaaaaaaaataatgttattaaaaatttctttttcttcttcattagGACTTGTGGTGTACCTCAGCTTCAGATAAAGGCAGCATGTAATCATCCTCCGGTACGTCTTCAACAGCCAAACGATAAAGCCACTGAAACAACGAATTGCATAATAGATACTGCTAACATCACATACTATCATTCTATGCACACAATTCACTAAGGTTACTGTTGTAGAATACAAACCTTTGGTTCGAAAAATACAATAGGATTCGGATCCCTTATACAAGATAACAATAGCCCTTTTGCTTGCTTTGGACTTCGAGGGATGACCACCTATACCAAAAAGATgtatttgagaaaaatgaatcATACAAAAATAAGCAAACTCAACATAATAGACAAGCCAAATTACTAAAGGTAGTTTCTCTCGTCCTTGTTATCTACCAATTCTAATTCTCTTATCATGTAGTATTTCATAGAGGCATTTGTAAAAGATGAATCGATTACGAAAATAAGCAAACTCAACATGATGAAAAAACCAAATTGCTTAAGGTATATTCGGTCATCCTTGTTCTCTATCAGTCCTAATTCTCTCATCACCTAGTATTTCTCGGTTCTCATGGATCCTTAAGGTACAGACTTGATTCTATTGTCTATGTTATTATATgtgtgtgtaactaatttgctatgattttgttt
It includes:
- the LOC101489657 gene encoding 2-oxoisovalerate dehydrogenase subunit beta 1, mitochondrial; protein product: MSSCVKRFGRSCASLVSKRGLSTSCIQKDAAVVAENGVKSLNLYSAINQALHIALDTDPRAYVFGEDVGFGGVFRCTTGLADRFGRSRVFNTPLCEQGIVGFGIGLAAMGNRAIAEIQFADYIFPAFDQIVNEAAKFRYRSGNQFNCGGLTIRTPYGAVGHGGHYHSQSPEAFFCHVPGIKVVIPRSPKQAKGLLLSCIRDPNPIVFFEPKWLYRLAVEDVPEDDYMLPLSEAEVIRQGCDITLVGWGAQLSIMEQACLDAEKEGISCELIDLKTLIPWDKETVEASVKKTGRLLISHEAPVTGGFGAEISASIIERCFSRLEAPVARVCGLDTPFPLVFEPFYMPTKNKILDAIKSTVNY